One Glycine soja cultivar W05 chromosome 2, ASM419377v2, whole genome shotgun sequence genomic region harbors:
- the LOC114395344 gene encoding aspartyl protease AED3-like, which produces MGVKHTTTTTTTTTILFTSMLLHLSIIAIANDPCASQHDNDDSDITMIPIYGNCSPFKNYSTSWENIIIDMASKDPERVVYLSSLDASLRRKPISAAPIASGQAFGIGSYVVRVKLGSPNQLFFMVLDTSTDEAWVPCTGCTGCSSSSTYYSPQASTTYGGAVACYAPRCAQARGALPCPYTGSKACTFNQSYAGSTFSATLVQDSLRLGIDTLPSYAFGCVNSASGWTLPAQGLLGLGRGPLSLPSQSSKLYSGIFSYCLPSFQSSYFSGSLKLGPTGQPRRIRTTPLLQNPRRPSLYYVNLTGVTVGRVKVPLPIEYLAFDPNKGSGTILDSGTVITRFVGPVYSAIRDEFRNQVKGPFFSRGGFDTCFVKTYENLTPLIKLRFTGLDVTLPYENTLIHTAYGGMACLAMAAAPNNVNSVLNVIANYQQQNLRVLFDTVNNRVGIARELCN; this is translated from the exons ATGGGTGTGAAgcacaccaccaccaccaccaccaccaccacaattCTTTTCACTTCAATGCTACTTCACCTCTCCATCATAGCCATTGCCAACGATCCATGCGCTTCTCAACACGACAACGACGACTCCGACATCACCATGATTCCCATCTACGGCAATTGCTCGCCTTTCAAGAACTACTCAACCTCGTGGGAGAACATCATCATCGACATGGCCTCCAAGGACCCAGAAAGAGTCGTGTACTTGTCTAGCCTCGACGCCTCATTGAGGAGAAAGCCCATTTCCGCAGCCCCAATCGCTTCGGGCCAAGCCTTCGGGATTGGTAGCTACGTGGTCCGAGTGAAACTGGGTTCGCCGAACCAACTATTTTTTATGGTTCTGGATACCAGCACCGATGAGGCTTGGGTACCGTGTACCGGCTGCACTGGTTGCTCTTCCTCCTCCACCTATTATTCCCCTCAAGCCTCCACCACTTATGGCGGCGCCGTAGCTTGCTACGCCCCGCGTTGTGCCCAGGCTCGTGGTGCCCTCCCTTGCCCCTACACTGGTTCTAAAGCTTGCACATTCAACCAATCCTATGCAG GCTCCACATTCTCCGCCACTCTCGTGCAAGACTCTCTCAGATTGGGCATCGACACCCTACCAAGCTACGCTTTCGGGTGCGTCAACTCTGCCTCCGGCTGGACGCTCCCGGCCCAAGGCCTATTGGGCTTGGGCCGCGGGCCCTTGTCACTTCCTTCCCAATCCTCCAAACTCTACTCCGGCATTTTCTCCTACTGCCTCCCAAGTTTCCAGTCCTCCTACTTCTCTGGGTCCCTCAAACTTGGGCCCACGGGCCAGCCTAGGCGAATCCGGACCACCCCGCTCCTCCAAAACCCGCGTCGGCCCTCTCTTTACTACGTGAACCTCACCGGCGTCACCGTGGGCCGGGTTAAGGTCCCATTACCCATAGAATATCTGGCGTTCGACCCGAATAAGGGCTCCGGAACCATCCTAGATTCTGGCACGGTCATAACCCGGTTCGTAGGACCGGTTTACAGTGCAATAAGGGATGAGTTTAGAAACCAAGTGAAGGGACCGTTCTTCAGCAGAGGTGGTTTCGACACGTGCTTTGTGAAAACCTACGAGAATTTGACGCCCTTGATCAAGCTTCGCTTCACGGGCTTGGATGTGACTTTGCCCTACGAGAACACCCTCATACACACCGCCTACGGCGGCATGGCGTGCTTGGCGATGGCGGCGGCGCCGAATAACGTGAACTCGGTGCTCAATGTCATTGCCAACTATCAGCAACAGAACCTTAGGGTTTTGTTTGATACCGTTAATAATAGGGTTGGCATAGCGCGAGAGCTTTGTAACTAG
- the LOC114395349 gene encoding uncharacterized protein LOC114395349 isoform X1, giving the protein MSSGGNLSCVLVAVDGSEESMNALRWALNNLKLRSPTPDSTGAPSFIIFHVQSPPSIATGLHPGAIPFGGPSDIEVPAFTAAIEAHQKRITNAVLDHVLGICSEFNLTSKGRTHVLVGDPKEKICEAVQDLHADVLVMGSRAFGPIKRYKVTHKFARHIDILYSYFFINKY; this is encoded by the exons ATGTCGAGTGGTGGAAACCTTAGTTGCGTGTTGGTAGCTGTGGATGGAAGCGAGGAAAGCATGAACGCGCTGCGTTGGGCACTGAACAACCTCAAGCTCCGATCCCCTACACCCGATTCCACCGGTGCTccctccttcatcatcttccacGTCCAATCCCCGCCCTCCATCGCCACTGGCCTCCATCCCGGTGCCATCCCCTTCGGTGGTCCCA GTGATATCGAAGTTCCTGCTTTCACTGCAGCCATTGAAGCTCACCAGAAGCGCATCACCAACGCCGTACTCGACCACGTCCTCGGAATCTGCTCCGAATTCAACCTAACC AGTAAGGGCAGAACCCATGTCCTTGTTGGAGATCCAAAGGAGAAGATTTGTGAAGCTGTGCAGGATTTGCATGCTGATGTGCTTGTGATGGGGTCTCGTGCATTTGGCCCAATTAAGAGGTACAAAGTAACCCATAAATTTGCACGGCACATAGACATactttatagttatttttttatcaataaatattaa
- the LOC114395323 gene encoding uncharacterized protein LOC114395323 encodes MFTEGLDRNALRWVREKEVPFSNTALRSRNDPISGMKSGAGRGFGLPPPAKFRSGHLPANAIPVSTVMPGETGDSGSNSDNDDSIESEEEVYGGRYSLDSSPQDRRVPPNGAARRYGNLTRPRYASDYTYSEVSSSRETLVGKPGTVRDPLMRGAANVRQSGFTEDDSSDSAASSEFSTTQVGGSINGALPRGRTYLSEGYASSVPSRMNVKSTAEKNGRISDDEDDDIPSAPPFVGSTQEIRQTHEETAASRVHATPNKAESSSLKSMSGDKIENHVENGSPDQFARIATGSEAATSSNSHPPRLPTFHASALGPWHGVIAYDACVRLCLHAWAMQCMEAPMFLENECALLRDAFGLRQILLQSEDELMVKCNAEPSSEGVAPKPKKLIGKMKVQVRKVKMGLDPPTGCSMSSIMTHKIKMESVRHHFSNLQSSLSAGWQALRRIRFIPRLPANGSLARQSLAYVHASTRYIQQVSGLLKVGVVTTLRNNSSSYEVGQETYSCSLRLKSTVEEDAIRLQPGSSEVHMFFPDSLGDDLIVEVQESNGKHFGRVLVQVATIADDPADKLRWWPIYREPDHELVGKLQLYVNYSTSADDNSHLKYGSVAETVAYDLVLEVAMKIQGFQQRNLLLHGPWKWLLTQFASYYGVSEIYTKLRYLSYVMDVATPTADCLNLVYNLLAPVIMKGNSKTSLSHQENRILGETKDQIEQILTLVFENYKSLDESSFSGIIEVFRPATGQAAPALEPAVKLYKLLHDILSPEAQTAFCHYFQVAAKKRSKRHLSETDEYITQNNENSLMDGMAMSTAYQKMKTLCVNLRNEIHTDIQIHNQNILPSFVDLPNLSASIYSTELCNRLRAFLISCPPTGPSSPVAELVIATSDFQRDLVSWGIGPIKGGVDAKELFHLYILVWIQDKRLSLLESCKLDKVKWSGVRTQHSTTPFVDDMYERLKETLTDYEVIICRWPEYTLVLENAVADIEKAIVEALDKQYADVISPLKESMGPKKFGLNKYVQKLAKRSTCAYVVPDELGVLLNSLKRMLDSLRPRVESQFKTWGSCLPHVGNTTPGERLSEVTVMLRAKFRNYVQAIVEKLAENAKLQNTTKLKKILQDSKETVVESDLRNRMQPLKDQLANTISHLYSVFETHVFIAICRGYWDRMGQEILSFLENRKENRSWYKGSRVAVSILDDTFASHMQQLLGNALHEKDLEPPRSIMEVRSMLCKDAPNHKDNTFYY; translated from the exons ATGTTCACCGAAGGCCTTGACAGAAATGCACTTCGATGGGTCAGAGAG AAGGAAGTCCCATTCTCAAACACTGCATTGAGATCTCGCAATGATCCCATCAGTGGGATGAAGAGTGGTGCTGGCAGAGGGTTTGGGTTGCCACCCCCAGCAAAATTCAGAAGTGGGCATCTTCCTGCTAATGCAATCCCTGTGTCAACAGTCATGCCGGGTGAGACTGGCGACAGCGGTTCAAATTCTGATAATGACGACAGCATCGAATCGGAGGAGGAGGTTTATGGTGGCAGGTATTCATTGGATTCGTCACCGCAAGACCGAAGAGTCCCCCCCAATGGTGCTGCTAGGAGATATGGGAACCTCACTCGACCCCGGTATGCAAGTGATTATACATATTCCGAGGTCAGTTCTTCCAGGGAAACACTGGTTGGCAAACCTGGTACTGTGAGGGATCCATTGATGAGGGGGGCGGCAAATGTAAGACAGAGTGGCTTCACAGAGGATGATTCATCGGATTCTGCAGCCAGCTCCGAATTCTCTACCACACAGGTAGGAGGAAGTATCAATGGAGCACTGCCTAGAGGTAGAACTTATTTGTCTGAAGGGTATGCTTCTAGTGTGCCTTCAAGGATGAATGTGAAAAGTACTGCAGAAAAG AATGGAAGAATATCTGATGATGAGGATGATGACATTCCCAGTGCACCCCCATTTGTTGGTTCTACTCAAGAGATCAGACAAACACATGAGGAAACTGCTGCTTCCAGAGTTCATGCTACTCCAAATAAAGCAGAATCAAGTTCTTTGAAATCCATGTCTGGGGATAAGATAGAAAACCATGTCGAAAATGGGAGCCCTGACCAATTTGCTAG AATTGCTACTGGTTCAGAGGCTGCTACATCTTCAAATTCACACCCACCTCGCCTTCCAACATTTCATGCAAG TGCTCTTGGTCCATGGCATGGAGTGATTGCATATGATGCTTGTGTGCGTCTTTGCCTTCATGCTTGGGCAATGCAGTGCATGGAAGCTCCTATGTTTTTGGAAAATGAATGTGCTTTACTTAGGGATGCATTTGG ATTGCGACAAATTCTATTGCAATCAGAAGATGAACTAATGGTGAAGTGCAATGCGGAGCCTTCCAGTGAGGGTGTTGCTCCAAAACCCAAAAAACTTATTGGCAAGATGAAGGTGCAAG TTCGTAAAGTCAAAATGGGCTTGGACCCTCCTACTGGCTGTAGCATGTCATCGATCATGACgcacaaaattaaaatggaatctGTGCGACACCATTTCTCCAATTTGCAATCATCACTGTCTGCTGGATGGCAAGCTCTCAGAAGAATTCGATTTATACCACGTTTGCCTGCAAATGGTTCCTTGGCTCGACAGAGCTTGGCATATGTGCATGCTAGCACCCGCTATATACAGCAGGTGTCTGGACTCCTGAAAGTTGGTGTTGTAACAACTCTAAGGAATAATTCATCATCCTATGAAGTTGGGCAAG AGACATACTCATGTTCCTTAAGGTTGAAAAGCACAGTTGAAGAAGATGCAATAAGGTTGCAGCCTGGATCTAGTGAAGTCCATATGTT TTTTCCAGATAGCCTCGGAGATGATTTGATTGTTGAAGTTCAAGAATCCAATGGAAAGCATTTTGGCCGTGTTCTTGTCCAAGTGGCTACTATAGCTGATGATCCG GCTGACAAATTACGCTGGTGGCCTATTTATCGTGAACCAGACCATGAGCTTGTGGGCAAGTTACAGCTGTATGTAAATTATTCAACAAGTGCAGATGACAATAGTCACCTCAAG TATGGTTCTGTAGCAGAGACAGTTGCATATGACTTAGTTTTGGAAGTTGCAATGAAAATCCAGGGATTTCAGCAAAGGAATTTATTGTTGCACGGTCCATGGAAATGGCTGTTGACACAGTTTGCATCTTATTATGGGGTATCTGAGATATATACCAAGCTGCG ATATCTATCTTATGTCATGGATGTGGCTACACCTACAGCAGACTGCCTCAACTTGGTGTATAACCTGCTAGCACCTGTTATCATGAAGGGCAATAGCAAGACTTCTTTGAGCCACCAGGAG AACCGAATACTAGGAGAGACCAAGGATCAAATTGAACAGATACTTACACTTGTTTTTGAGAATTATAAATCACTTGATGAGTCTTCTTTCTCGGGCATCATAGAGGTTTTCAGACCAGCAACGGGTCAAGCAGCACCAGCCTTGGAACCTGCTGTTAAACTCTACAAGCTTCTTCATGATATCTTATCTCCTGAGGCTCAAACTGCATTTTGTCATTATTTCCAG GTTGCTGCAAAAAAGAGGTCCAAGAGGCACCTGAGTGAAACAGATGAATATATtacacaaaataatgaaaacagTTTGATGGATGGCATGGCTATGTCTACTGCTTACCAGAAGATGAAAACCCTATGTGTAAATCTTAGAAATGAGATCCATACTGATATCCAGATTCATAATCAAAATATACTACCTAG CTTTGTGGACCTGCCAAATCTTTCTGCTTCCATATACAGCACAGAGCTTTGCAATAGATTACGAGCCTTCCTCATATCTTGTCCACCGACGGGCCCATCATCACCAGTGGCAGAACTTGTTATTGCAACATCAGATTTTCAGAGAGATCTTGTAAGCTGGGGTATTGG TCCTATCAAAGGTGGAGTGGACGCAAAAGAGTTGTTCCATTTGTATATTCTTGTTTGGATCCAAGATAAACGTCTATCTTTGCTGGAGTCATGCAAATTAGATAAG GTGAAATGGTCAGGAGTTAGAACACAACATTCTACTACTCCCTTTGTTGATGATATGTATGAGCGGCTGAAGGAGACGTTGACAGACTACGAGGTCATCATTTGCCGCTGGCCAGAATATACCTTGGTCTTAGAGAAT GCCGTTGCTGATATTGAAAAGGCCATTGTGGAAGCTTTAGACAAACAATATGCGGATGTAATATCTCCTCTCAAAGAAAGCATGGGTCCTAAGAAATTCGGCCTTAATAAATATGTCCAAAAACTTGCCAAACGCTCTACATGTGCCTATGTGGTTCCTGATGAG CTTGGAGTTCTTTTGAATTCCTTGAAGAGAATGCTCGACAGCTTGCGCCCCAGGGTCGAATCCCAGTTCAAGACATGGGGTTCTTGCTTGCCACATGTTGGAAACACAACACCTGGTGAGCGACTTAGTGAGGTGACAGTGATGCTGAGAGCAAAGTTCAGGAACTACGTGCAAGCTATTGTGGAGAAACTTGCGGAGAAT GCAAAGTTACAGAAtaccacaaaattaaaaaagattctTCAAGATTCGAAGGAAACTGTTGTGGAGTCTGATTTAAGAAATAGAATGCAGCCACTGAAAGATCAGTTGGCTAATACCATAAGCCACCTTTACAGTGTCTTTGAGACTCATGTTTTCATTGCCATATGCCGAGGTTATTGGGATCGTATGGGACAG GAAATTTTAAGTTTCTTGGAGAACAGAAAAGAGAATAGATCGTGGTACAAAGGTTCAAGGGTTGCTGTTTCT ATTCTGGATGATACATTTGCTTCACACATGCAACAGCTTCTAGGAAATGCATTGCATGAGAAAGACCTGGAGCCACCTAGATCCATCATGGAAGTTCGTTCCATGCTATGCAAGGATGCTCCCAATCACAAAGACAACACATTTTACTATTAG
- the LOC114395349 gene encoding uncharacterized protein LOC114395349 isoform X2, which produces MSSGGNLSCVLVAVDGSEESMNALRWALNNLKLRSPTPDSTGAPSFIIFHVQSPPSIATGLHPGAIPFGGPSDIEVPAFTAAIEAHQKRITNAVLDHVLGICSEFNLTVTKKKCLLKCSKQRNWIVATAIYSLNFVI; this is translated from the exons ATGTCGAGTGGTGGAAACCTTAGTTGCGTGTTGGTAGCTGTGGATGGAAGCGAGGAAAGCATGAACGCGCTGCGTTGGGCACTGAACAACCTCAAGCTCCGATCCCCTACACCCGATTCCACCGGTGCTccctccttcatcatcttccacGTCCAATCCCCGCCCTCCATCGCCACTGGCCTCCATCCCGGTGCCATCCCCTTCGGTGGTCCCA GTGATATCGAAGTTCCTGCTTTCACTGCAGCCATTGAAGCTCACCAGAAGCGCATCACCAACGCCGTACTCGACCACGTCCTCGGAATCTGCTCCGAATTCAACCTAACC gttaccaaaaaaaaatgtttattgaaATGTTCGAAACAACGGAATTGGATAGTGGCTACGGCTATCTATTCtttgaattttgtaatttag